One window of Terriglobales bacterium genomic DNA carries:
- a CDS encoding Xaa-Pro peptidase family protein has translation MISRRRLLQFTAAAAGAGAALRWSPGSVLASEGALPPSLAALKSMKSLAKPITREERAARLDKARRLMAENRLDAMLLIGGTSLVYFTGIRWWLSERLFTLVLPARGQAFFVCPAFEADRSHEQIALGPLDKETPVLLWEEDESPYKLVAQGLKERGIASGRVGIEETVRFVYADGVAKAAPALELVSATPVTAGCRQVKSAHEIELMRLASKVTITAYEAAWRALKPGMTESDFETLVSTAHERLGFEGGAGVQTGIYSALPHGSLTPQVIRENTILLMDGGCRVEGYESDISRTFVLGKPSDKMKKVFEIVHKAQSAALGTARPGVEAQSVDAAARKVIEDAGYGPGYKYFSHRVGHGIGMDGHEWPYLVRGDAVALQPDMVFSDEPGIYTRGEFGVRLEDDLHITENGAELFTSQSPSLEHPFG, from the coding sequence GTGATCTCGCGGCGGCGGTTGCTGCAGTTCACGGCGGCGGCAGCCGGCGCGGGCGCCGCCCTGCGCTGGAGCCCGGGCAGCGTGCTGGCAAGCGAAGGCGCGCTCCCGCCCTCCCTCGCCGCGCTCAAGTCCATGAAGTCGCTGGCCAAGCCCATCACCCGCGAGGAGCGGGCGGCGCGGCTGGACAAAGCGCGACGACTCATGGCCGAGAACCGCCTCGACGCCATGCTCCTCATCGGCGGCACCTCGCTGGTGTACTTCACCGGCATCCGCTGGTGGCTGAGCGAGCGCCTGTTCACGCTGGTGCTGCCGGCGCGCGGCCAGGCCTTCTTCGTCTGTCCTGCCTTCGAGGCCGACCGCTCGCATGAACAGATCGCGCTGGGGCCTCTGGACAAGGAGACGCCCGTCCTGCTTTGGGAGGAGGACGAGAGTCCCTACAAGTTGGTGGCGCAGGGACTGAAGGAGCGCGGCATCGCGAGCGGGCGCGTGGGCATCGAGGAGACGGTGCGCTTCGTCTACGCCGACGGGGTGGCCAAGGCCGCACCTGCACTGGAATTGGTGAGCGCCACCCCGGTCACCGCCGGCTGCCGCCAGGTGAAGAGCGCGCACGAGATCGAACTGATGCGCCTGGCCTCCAAAGTCACCATCACCGCCTACGAGGCCGCGTGGCGCGCCCTCAAGCCGGGCATGACCGAATCCGACTTCGAGACGCTGGTCTCCACCGCCCACGAGCGCCTGGGCTTTGAAGGCGGCGCCGGCGTGCAGACCGGCATCTACTCGGCGCTGCCCCACGGCTCGCTCACGCCGCAAGTCATCCGCGAGAACACCATCCTGCTGATGGATGGCGGCTGCCGGGTCGAAGGCTACGAGTCCGACATCAGCCGCACCTTCGTCCTGGGCAAGCCTTCGGACAAAATGAAGAAGGTCTTCGAGATCGTGCACAAGGCGCAGAGCGCGGCCCTGGGCACGGCCCGGCCCGGCGTGGAGGCGCAGTCGGTGGACGCGGCCGCACGCAAGGTGATCGAGGACGCCGGCTACGGTCCTGGCTACAAGTACTTCTCCCACCGCGTGGGCCACGGCATCGGCATGGACGGCCACGAGTGGCCCTACCTGGTGCGGGGCGACGCCGTCGCGCTCCAGCCCGACATGGTCTTCAGCGACGAGCCCGGCATCTACACCCGCGGGGAGTTCGGGGTGCGCCTGGAGGAT
- a CDS encoding homoserine O-acetyltransferase, with the protein MSEIPRPSFEGDFTFAQQQPFLLDAGGTLRPVILHYAIYGDLERRREQVVLACHALSGSARAGDWWPAMFGRGRAFDLERHCVLGVNVLGSCYGSSGPPSLDPRTGRRYGSGFPLVTVGDMVRAQARLLDHLGVRRLAAVVGGSLGGMQALEWALRFPGRAERCIVIGATPLSALGLAFNHLQRQAIRLDPSRGLALARALAMCSYKSAELFRERFARRPDRSGEDPRRSLDARYDVAGYLDHQGEIFVRRFDADSYVALSKAMDTFELPRPGENEEAALRGISAQVLLVGISSDWLFPAAEVRALAGRMRAAGVDVRYAELESAHGHDAFLAEAEKLAPLVAEALAVLPRQGSRVYAGSVAGGAPHD; encoded by the coding sequence ATGAGCGAGATCCCCCGACCTAGCTTCGAAGGCGACTTCACCTTCGCCCAGCAGCAGCCGTTTCTCCTCGACGCCGGAGGCACGCTGCGGCCGGTGATTTTGCACTACGCCATCTACGGCGATCTGGAGCGGCGGCGCGAGCAGGTGGTGTTGGCCTGCCACGCGCTCTCCGGCTCGGCGCGCGCAGGCGACTGGTGGCCGGCGATGTTCGGTCGCGGGCGCGCCTTCGATCTCGAGCGCCACTGCGTGCTCGGCGTCAACGTGCTGGGCTCGTGCTACGGCTCGAGCGGACCGCCGTCCCTCGACCCGCGCACCGGGCGGCGCTACGGCTCCGGCTTCCCCCTGGTCACCGTGGGCGACATGGTGCGTGCGCAGGCACGGCTGCTCGACCACCTGGGGGTGCGGCGCCTCGCCGCGGTCGTGGGCGGCTCCCTCGGGGGCATGCAGGCGCTGGAGTGGGCGCTGCGCTTTCCCGGGCGCGCCGAGCGATGTATCGTCATCGGGGCCACGCCGCTTTCCGCCCTGGGGCTGGCGTTCAATCATCTGCAGCGGCAGGCCATTCGCCTCGATCCCAGCCGCGGGCTGGCGCTGGCGCGCGCCCTCGCCATGTGCTCCTACAAGTCGGCGGAGCTCTTCCGCGAGCGCTTCGCTCGCCGTCCCGACCGCAGCGGCGAGGATCCCCGGCGCTCGCTGGACGCGCGCTACGACGTAGCCGGCTATCTCGACCACCAGGGCGAGATCTTCGTGCGCCGCTTCGACGCCGACTCCTACGTGGCGCTCTCCAAGGCGATGGACACTTTCGAGCTGCCACGCCCCGGTGAGAACGAGGAGGCTGCGCTGCGGGGCATCTCGGCGCAGGTGCTGCTGGTGGGCATCTCCTCGGACTGGCTGTTCCCGGCCGCGGAGGTGCGGGCGCTGGCCGGGCGCATGCGTGCCGCCGGCGTCGACGTCCGCTATGCCGAGCTGGAATCGGCGCACGGACACGACGCCTTCCTGGCCGAGGCGGAGAAACTGGCGCCCCTGGTGGCGGAGGCGTTGGCGGTTCTCCCGAGGCAGGGCAGCCGCGTCTATGCGGGTTCTGTGGCTGGAGGTGCGCCCCATGATTGA
- a CDS encoding SDR family NAD(P)-dependent oxidoreductase — MIELKQEKRAHVPFPADLLRDRVAIVTGGSRGIGRSTVLRLAEAGCNVVINYRQNHAAARETAGRARELGVEAITLAADISRNGEALALTEQVVTHFGRVDILVANAGIWEGARVEEMPEELWDRVLEVNLKGTWNACRAVVPVMRRQGQGSIVIVSSTAGQRGEAHYSGYAASKGGQISFTKSLAVELAPRIRVNCVAPGWVETELNDPVFQRGGFKEQVAGAVPLGRIAQPSDVARSIVFLACDWAQHITGEVLNVNGGAVLCG, encoded by the coding sequence ATGATTGAACTCAAGCAGGAGAAGCGCGCCCACGTCCCTTTTCCCGCGGACCTGCTGCGCGACCGGGTGGCCATCGTGACCGGGGGCTCGCGCGGCATCGGACGCTCCACCGTGCTGCGCCTGGCGGAGGCCGGCTGCAACGTGGTGATCAACTACCGGCAGAACCACGCCGCCGCGCGGGAGACGGCGGGGCGCGCCCGCGAGCTGGGCGTCGAAGCCATCACCCTGGCCGCCGATATCTCCCGCAACGGCGAGGCGCTGGCCCTGACGGAGCAGGTCGTGACCCACTTCGGCCGCGTGGACATCCTGGTGGCCAACGCCGGCATCTGGGAGGGCGCGCGCGTGGAGGAGATGCCAGAGGAACTCTGGGACCGCGTGCTCGAGGTCAACCTGAAGGGCACCTGGAACGCCTGCCGCGCGGTGGTGCCGGTGATGAGGCGCCAGGGGCAGGGCTCGATCGTGATCGTCAGTTCGACCGCAGGCCAGCGCGGCGAGGCCCACTACTCGGGCTACGCCGCTTCCAAAGGCGGACAGATCAGCTTCACCAAGTCGCTGGCGGTGGAGCTGGCGCCGCGCATCCGCGTGAACTGCGTCGCGCCCGGCTGGGTCGAGACCGAGCTGAACGACCCCGTCTTCCAGCGCGGCGGCTTCAAGGAGCAGGTGGCGGGCGCCGTGCCCTTGGGGCGCATCGCGCAGCCCAGCGACGTGGCCCGCTCCATCGTCTTCCTGGCCTGCGACTGGGCGCAGCACATCACCGGCGAGGTGCTCAACGTGAATGGGGGCGCGGTGCTCTGCGGCTAG